TCAGCGTCCATTCGACCGGGAGCTCGCGCTACGCTTGATGGATGACGTCATGCTAGGGGGGATCGACTGGGGCAGAGCCGCATCCGAGCTGTCCGGTGGAGAGAAGCAGAGAGTTGCCCTCATCCGCTCATTGCTCGCGAGTCCTCAGCTGCTGCTGCTCGATGAGGTGACAGCTTCGCTGGACCCGGAGAGCAAGCGGGCGGTTGAAGCCATGCTTGTCCGTTGGACGAGTTGTGAGGAGAGAGCGTTCATATGGGTTACACATGATCTGGAGCAGGCGAGAGCGGTTGGAAGCACAGTATGGTTCATGCATGGCGGTTGCTTGAGCGAGAGGAGTGTGGCAGCCGACTTCTTCAAGAAGCCTTCGACGGAGGCCGGACGCCGCTTCATCAGCTGGACCGAACAGGAGGAGGACGCGGATGTCTGATCTTGCGTTACTATGTACACTTGTGTTCGTTGCCGTAACGATGCTGATCTCCGTGCGATCCCGGCTCGGACTGGAAAAAGATATTGCAATCGGCACGATTCGCTCAGCTGTGCAGCTGCTTGCGATCGGCTACGTGCTGCACTACATCTTCGGCGCCGGGCAGCTCTGGCTCATGGTCGTGCTGATCGGTGTCATGATTGCGGTAGCGTCATGGAATGCGGGAGCTCGTGCAGGGCGTCTAGTCGGCATCCGCTGGCGCATAGCGGCGGCGATTGGCTGTACGGAAGCGATCGCCATGACGCTGCTGCTTGTACTCGGCGTTATAGAGCCGAGGGCGCAATACATCATCCCGATTAGCGGTATTATTATCGGCAGCTCCATGATCGTCGCCGGTCTGCTGCTCAACCAGCTGGGACGGGAGCTGGAGACATCTCGCGGTGAGATCGAGGCGCTGCTCGCGCTCGGGGCGGATGCTAGGCAGTCGCTACAGCTCCCTCTGAAGCGAGCTGTCCGGGCAAGCATGATCCCGACTGTAGACAGCATGAAGACAGTCGGTCTTGTCCAGCTCCCCGGTATGATGACCGGGATGATTGTGGCAGGCGCCGACCCGATGGAAGCGGTTCGGTATCAGGTGCTGATCATGTTCGTACTCGCGGCTTCAGCGGCGATGACAGCGATGCTGCTCGGAGCGTGGTCGTATAGGCTGCTGCTCACTCCCGACTTGAGATTGCTTGAGCCGGATGCGCTCAAGAGGTCTAAGTGATGAACGCACAAGAACTGGGCGAGGAATAAGCTTCATAATAGTAAGAGCCCCGACCACTGTTGGCCGGGGCTGTCCTGCATCATGCATCATGAGTTCGGATGCTGGGCATCATATTCGTCCGAATACTGGGCAAGCGACTTCACTTTGCCATGGGGGTGCTGGGACTGCTTGCGAATTTTCCACTCATTTTCTCTGCGGTTTTTCGGATGGCTCATCCTCGTTCACGTCCCTTTCTCCGGATATAGAAAGCATCTTTCTCGTTGGTGCACTTATAGGTTGCCGGAGTATCTCCTTCCTTATTCGCGAGTTCTGGAATCTGGATCAAGATGTAGATCCTTGTACGTGAAGCGGTGATTCCAATGGTGCTCCATGTCATACTTGGCTGTATCGCGCAACACCATTTCCAGCAGCATCGAGCTGAATACAAGCGTAATGGAGGCAAACAGCAGCAGCCACATCGCAAATTCTACCATCAGCAGCATGTCGAATTCTCTCCCTTGTAATCGGATACTATCAGTCTATGTGCGAGAGAGGCCGAACATGATGGAAGACGTCTATAGTTTGACAACTTTAAGACATCTTGCTTGAATCGGTTGTATGGCTGTCGGTTATCGTGTTAATCTGATCAAGCATGGTATACGATTACAGCTATAGGAGCGTGAATTCGCTTTGACTTACGATATGATGTTCTGGGTGCTGCTCGGCGCGGGCTTCGTCCTGACCGGTCTCGTTGGCGTCCTGGTGATGTGGAGAACTGAGCACGTACTAATATCCTTTGCGGCTGGCACGCTCGTGAATACACTCATCGCTGTCGGCTCCATCTGGTGGTGGTCATCCGTTTTTCCTGGTGAGGAGCACCACTTCAATCGAATGTTCGGCATATTCGGCTACGTCGTCTCAGCCGTTAACAACGCAGTACTGCTGCTGTTCGCGCAGCTTGCGATGAAGAAGAAGATCGGCGGGGCGTCTTCTGCGCAGGAGCAGCTCCAGTATGATGACGATTTGTAATCCAACTGTAATGTTCGTATCATCATTCTTTAATGTTCGAGGGCTATAATAACCCTTGACCCCCTTTTTAATTATATATCCCTTGACGCCTGCAGTCGCCTCGCGATGTGCGGGTTTTTTCTTTATCCTGTGCATATTGGGCAACCGACGGAGACACACTTGGAACAAACGTATGCAAGAGGAGGCAGAGCATGAACAACGTGGTCCAAGCGGAATGCAAGCGAGTGCTGGAGAGAAACGATACACTGTGCGCTGACGTAGAGGTGATTATAGAGGGGAAGGAGCATCATCTGATCGCCCTATTCGCGGAATCGAAGGATAACGATTACGATATGATCATGGTGCTGCGCAAGGACGCAAGCCGAGAGATCGACTGGTATGATAACGACCTGCATGCCGCCTACGAGGATGTGACGGAGGAGCTGTTCCAGGATCAGCACGGCGAGACGCATTGGGGTGAGCGTGAGAAATTCAAGGAGCAGGTGCTCAGCTTCGGCTCCGTACGAGCGGACATCAAGAGCAAGCTAGACCAAGCGAAGCTGGAGAAGCAGAAGGAGCTGGCGAGGTCTACGGTGTAGAGGGAGCAAGGCAGCATGACTGGTTATAATAAAAAAGTCGCAGGCCGATTGGATCGCGCCCGCGACTTTTTGCGTACATCTGATTATTTCGAGGGATGAGACGACTTCGAGCCTTGGTGAGTCCGTTCTTGGCGGGCAGCGAACAAGCGCTCGCGGCTGTCCCAGCGCTGATTGGAGATGAAGAAGCCGAGAATGCCGAATACGATCAGTCTTGTCGTCAGCCATGAGGAGAGCATCGTTTGCTGTGTCATATACTCGATTAGTGTGAACAGCGCCGTTAAGCCAATGCTCCAGAGGAGCACGCCACGCACCATTACATACTTTGCTTTGCCCATCTTGCGCACGTGGGCCCACTTGGCCGCGGCGGCATCATTCATTATACATTCCTCCGAACGTTCAATTGTAAACGACTTGCGGTTGACCTGACTCTGGAACATTATGGTACAATCGGTGTTGAGCCGATTCATGAAGCAGCATGTGCTCTCGAATCGCGAATGCTTATAGAAGGGCGGCGTCACAAACGTGAGCAAACTGTTATTATTTCCACTCCTATGGTGGCTGTTCGGCAATCCGTTCGTTGCATTACTCGTGCTGCTCCTCATTCTGTACATGATGGAGCGGCGCTTCATCGGCCTGACTCCGAGCTTGCTTAAGCCATTGACGCGGATGCGCAAGCTGAGCAAGCTGAAGGAGGAGCTTCGTCTCAGTCCTCATCATACGTCGACGAAGCTCGAGATTGCAAGGCTGTATATGGAGGAAGGCAAGTATGATGCAGCTTACCCGCTGCTCACCGAGGTGCTGCAGGTCATGGACGATTCGGCTGACGTGCTGAGCGAGCTAGGCACATGTGAGCTGAAGCGCGGTGCGAAGGCGGAAGGCGAAGCTCACATTCTGCAGGCGCTGGAGCTCAATCCACGGGTCAAATACGGCGAGCCGTACTTGAGACTTGCAGAATCGTTCGCGCTCTCGGACCCACAGAAGGCTGTCCAATACTTGGAGCAATTCCGGACCATTCACTCTTCCTCTTGCGAGGCGAATTACCGTCTTGGCGCTCTGCTGAAGCAGCTTGGCCGTGTCGAGGAAGCTCGTCAGGCGTTCCGGGAGACGGTTGAGCTGTACCGTGGACTTCCTCGATATAAGCGGCGCCATGAGCGCCGCTGGGCGCTGCTAGCCCGTCTCCAGGCGTAAAGTTATTACAACGCCTGCGAGGCGCCTGCGAGCGCTCTTGCCGGTGCATATGGGGTCAAATCCACCTCTGGCGTAATTCCGGTCGCCAGCTGGCCGATCACTCTGCCTGTAATGGGAGCGAGCAGGATGCCGTTGCGGAAGTGTCCAGTCGCAAGCAACAGCCCCGGAGCTCCCTCCCAAGCTCCCAGATACGGCAAGCCGTCCAGAGTGCCAGGGCGCAGGCCCGACCAAGTGCTGACGAATTCGGCCTCGGCCATGCGCGGCAGCAGCTCCTGGGCACGATCGTGCAGCACTGAGATCGCCGTCGCTGTTGCCCGCTTGTCGAAGCCAGCCTCCACCTGCGTCGCACCGATAATGCAGCTGCCATCAGCCTTCGGCACGATGTAGCAGCCCTTCGTGAACAGCGTGTGGCTAATGAGCGGTGCTTCGGTCCTCAGGGCGAGGCACTGTCCCTTCACTGGGAATATCGGCAGCTTCAAGCCGAGCGGCTCTGTTAGCGAGGAGCTCCAGGCTCCCGCGGCAAGGACGACAAGGTCGGCGTACAGCTCGCCCTCAGGCGTAGAGACGCCGCAGACGCTCCCTGTGCCTGGGGCTGTCAGCAGCTTGAACACAGGCGCCCATTCCTTGACGCAGCAGCCTTGACGCTCGAGTGCAGCACGCAGTGACCGCGTAAGCCATACCGGGTGAACCTGATGATCCTTGGGCAAATACAGTCCGCCGCGCACGGACGGGGTTAGCTCGTTCTCGATCTGAAGTAGACTTTGGGCATCCAGCCATTCGGCATCTTGAATCCAGTCCAGCCGGGAGCGCAGCTCCTGTTCATCCTCCTCGGATAGTGCGGCCCGGACGATTCCCTTCGCGATGTATTGCGGAGCGATGCCGGAGGCGGCTTCCAGCTCCTCGGTCCAATCGCTGTATAGCTGTTGACTTGCGCGGCACAGGTCGTAGAACGGTCCTGGATGGTGGGTCTCCGATTGAGCGCCCAGCATGCCGGCGGCCGCGGTCGATGCCTCCTGGCTCCAGCCGCTCTTGTCTATGATGGTGCAGGCGAAGCCTGCCTTGCCTAGCTCATAAGCGATGGAGGCGCCTATCACGCCCCCTCCTACGATAATCGCATGAGAGCGTGTGGAATGATTACGTCTATCAGATGTGGATATGTTCATGCTAGCTCTATCACTCCTTGCGGTGCGGCTTCGTCTTGTCGAGCGCTTCGTGGAAGCGCTGGGCTTGACGAGCCGGGTTGTCGCTTAACAAGATGCCGGAGAGTACCGCGATGCCGGCAGCTCCGGCTTGAATCACTTCATGTGTGCGCTCTGGGGTAATCCCCCCGATCGCAATTGTCGGCAGTGGACAGGCGCTGGACGCCATGGTCAGGGCGTGGAGGCCTCGTCCGGGTAGCCCCGCCTTCGAGCCGGTCTCATAGATGTGGCCGAACAGAACGAAGTCTGCCTGCTCACGAGCCGCTTCCGCAGCCTCTTCAGGGCTGTGGACAGATCGTCCAATGCAGGCGCCTGTCTGGAGCAGTCTACGGGCCTCAAGTGGCGTCAGGCTGCCTCCGCCAAGCTGCACGCCGTCAGCGCCGACCGCTGCGGCCGCGTCAACGCGGTCGTTGAGCAGCACGAGCATGTGCGGCAGCAGCTGCTTGAGGACTGTGTACCAGCGCATCAGCTCTTGGGCGGAGCGATGCTTCTCCCGGATATGGAGCACATCGACGGAGCCGATCGGCAGCTGACTGACGATGGCGGTCAACTCCTCGAGCTCCTGTCGGCCTGTTGTAATGAGATGTAAAGTTGCACGAGACGTCAATAGGTTCATTTTCGCAGCAGCCCGAGCCTTTCTCGTATCGGATGCTCTCCATTAGAGCATGTGTGGTAGCAGCATCCGAATATAATATGTTCATCATACCCCTCGGGCGGATGCATCGTCAAAGTGTTTACGAAAGTTGTCAAAAAAATATCACGAAACGACGTGCAGCATGCCTCTTCCTCGCCTTGACGAGCAGCTTCCGGGAATACTACACTTATTAGGAAGCAGTTGTTTATCGATAAAGGATGGGTGCAGGATGAAGGTGTATAAGGCATTAACGATAGCGGGGTCTGATAGCGGCGGCGGCGCCGGCATACAGGCAGACTTGAAGACGTTCCAGATGCTCGATGTGTTCGGCATGAGTGCGATTACGGCCGTTACCGCGCAAAATACGCTTGGCGTTCACGGTATATACGATATTCCGCTGGAAGGCATTGAGGAGCAGCTGGAGGCGGTATTGTCTGATCTCGGCGCCGATGCGGCCAAAACTGGCATGCTGTCGCAGCCGGAGGTGATCGAGCTGGCTGCGAATAGTATTCGCAAGCATCGGATCGACCGTCTCGTCGTTGATCCGGTTATGGTTGCGAAGGGCGGGGCGAGTCTGCTTGCGGTCAGTGCGCAGTCGGCGCTGCGGGACAAGCTGCTGCCGCTCGCCGCGGTCGTGACGCCGAATATTCCGGAGGCGGAGGTGCTGACCGGACTGTCCATCGATTCGATGGACAAGATGAAGGAGGCGGCAAGCAGGCTCGTGAACGAGTTCGGCGCGAAGGCAGCCATCGTCAAGGGCGGACATGCCGCCGGCGAGCCGACGGATGTGCTATACGACGGAGAGTCCTACCACCTCCTCACAGCAGAGCGCTATGAGACTCGCCATACGCATGGGACAGGCTGCACGTTCTCAGCAGCGATATGCGCGGAGCTGGCCAAGGGCCGCACGCTGCTTGAGGCCGCGCACACGGCCAAGTCGTTCATTACGCTCGCAATCTCGCGTGAGCTCGGAATCGGTGCGGGTCATGGACCGACGAACCATTGGGCATACGCTCGCGAGCAACAGCTCAGCTCAAGCCGAGCGAAGGAAGAGGGGCAATCGTCATGAGCTATGAATATTTGATGCAGGCGCTGCTGCTCATCGTGCTGCTACTCGTCACATTCCCGGCTATATGGCTATGGTCGAAGTGGAAAAAGAACAAACGGAAGCGGGGCTAGACCATGTATTACGTGAACCAAGAGCAGATCGACCGTCGTCTTCAATTCATTCCGGTGCTGCTCGAAGCAAGTCGTGCGCTGACAGAGGCCAAGCCATTCGATGCGGTGCTTAGCCGATTTGCGCTGGAGCATACGCTATATCTCGCCATCGAGACGGTAACGGATCTCGGAAGCTTGCTGATCGACGCCTTCATGATGCGCGACGCGAGCAGCTATGAGGATATTATCGACATTCTTGAGGGCGAGCAAGTTTTCGGTGCTGTAACGGCTCGAACGCTAAGAGAGCTGGTCCAGCTTCGCCGTCTGCTTACGCAGGAATATATGGATGAGCGCTCTCAAGCCGCGGAGACAACCTTATTTGGCGTCCTGCAGCAGCTGCCGGATGCGTTAACGGATTTCGCTGAGGCGATCCCTGCTTTTATTAACCGTGAGAAAATTTAATTGGATCACACATCAGGCGGACGTTCTCCGGAGCGTCTGCTCTTTGTGATGTCTCGACTACAGGTAAGTCCTTCCTTGATTCGTAATTTACATACAGCAGCGCATATGAATTTACTAAAACGATAGATTCGTATACAATGAGCATATGCATACGGGACGGCTTGTTCAGATGAACAGGCCTGCTGCTAGAAGGACGGTGAAGCCGGATGAACTATGAGCCCGATGTATCGACACGGAAGGTCATTTTACATCTGCTGAAGACGAAGGGTGCATTAAGCGTTGGCGACCTGTCGAAGCAGCTTGGTATAACGGAAATGGCGGTTCGCCGTCATCTAAATACATTGGAGCGTGATGGCTTCATTGAGTCTAAGCTTGTTCGCCAAGCGATGGGAAGACCGTCTCACCTATACTCGCTCGCTCCGGCAGCCGATGAATTATTTCCTAAGAAATATCATACGCTGGCGCTCGACCTGCTTGGTGAGCTTGTGGAGCTGGCTGGTGAGGAGCAGGTGCATGAGCTGTTCGATCGCCGCAGAGAGCGTCTTATTGAGCGATACGAGAGTCGGATGGCAGGCAAGTCGCTGTCCCAGCGCGTTGCCGAGCTGACCGATATTCAGAACGCGAACGGCTATATGGTGCAGCTGGATGAACGGGAGGACGGA
Above is a genomic segment from Paenibacillus sp. YYML68 containing:
- a CDS encoding metalloregulator ArsR/SmtB family transcription factor is translated as MNYEPDVSTRKVILHLLKTKGALSVGDLSKQLGITEMAVRRHLNTLERDGFIESKLVRQAMGRPSHLYSLAPAADELFPKKYHTLALDLLGELVELAGEEQVHELFDRRRERLIERYESRMAGKSLSQRVAELTDIQNANGYMVQLDEREDGAFVLQEHNCPISQVANQFQHACSCELSMFRTLLGNDAEVERTECLAKGGMKCTYIIQQREEASS
- a CDS encoding tetratricopeptide repeat protein codes for the protein MSKLLLFPLLWWLFGNPFVALLVLLLILYMMERRFIGLTPSLLKPLTRMRKLSKLKEELRLSPHHTSTKLEIARLYMEEGKYDAAYPLLTEVLQVMDDSADVLSELGTCELKRGAKAEGEAHILQALELNPRVKYGEPYLRLAESFALSDPQKAVQYLEQFRTIHSSSCEANYRLGALLKQLGRVEEARQAFRETVELYRGLPRYKRRHERRWALLARLQA
- a CDS encoding thiamine phosphate synthase; the encoded protein is MNLLTSRATLHLITTGRQELEELTAIVSQLPIGSVDVLHIREKHRSAQELMRWYTVLKQLLPHMLVLLNDRVDAAAAVGADGVQLGGGSLTPLEARRLLQTGACIGRSVHSPEEAAEAAREQADFVLFGHIYETGSKAGLPGRGLHALTMASSACPLPTIAIGGITPERTHEVIQAGAAGIAVLSGILLSDNPARQAQRFHEALDKTKPHRKE
- the thiO gene encoding glycine oxidase ThiO, whose protein sequence is MNISTSDRRNHSTRSHAIIVGGGVIGASIAYELGKAGFACTIIDKSGWSQEASTAAAGMLGAQSETHHPGPFYDLCRASQQLYSDWTEELEAASGIAPQYIAKGIVRAALSEEDEQELRSRLDWIQDAEWLDAQSLLQIENELTPSVRGGLYLPKDHQVHPVWLTRSLRAALERQGCCVKEWAPVFKLLTAPGTGSVCGVSTPEGELYADLVVLAAGAWSSSLTEPLGLKLPIFPVKGQCLALRTEAPLISHTLFTKGCYIVPKADGSCIIGATQVEAGFDKRATATAISVLHDRAQELLPRMAEAEFVSTWSGLRPGTLDGLPYLGAWEGAPGLLLATGHFRNGILLAPITGRVIGQLATGITPEVDLTPYAPARALAGASQAL
- a CDS encoding DUF6254 family protein, giving the protein MSHPKNRRENEWKIRKQSQHPHGKVKSLAQYSDEYDAQHPNS
- a CDS encoding DUF86 domain-containing protein, with translation MYYVNQEQIDRRLQFIPVLLEASRALTEAKPFDAVLSRFALEHTLYLAIETVTDLGSLLIDAFMMRDASSYEDIIDILEGEQVFGAVTARTLRELVQLRRLLTQEYMDERSQAAETTLFGVLQQLPDALTDFAEAIPAFINREKI
- a CDS encoding ATP-binding cassette domain-containing protein, whose protein sequence is MSNILLVLDGLAVRRREAPDQFLFQPATAFVRLGEQVVLLGASGQGKSTLLRVLALLELADEGRLELLGRNKEAWTPMAWRATASYVAQHPVMLPGTVEDNLRASSRIHQRPFDRELALRLMDDVMLGGIDWGRAASELSGGEKQRVALIRSLLASPQLLLLDEVTASLDPESKRAVEAMLVRWTSCEERAFIWVTHDLEQARAVGSTVWFMHGGCLSERSVAADFFKKPSTEAGRRFISWTEQEEDADV
- the thiD gene encoding bifunctional hydroxymethylpyrimidine kinase/phosphomethylpyrimidine kinase, producing the protein MKVYKALTIAGSDSGGGAGIQADLKTFQMLDVFGMSAITAVTAQNTLGVHGIYDIPLEGIEEQLEAVLSDLGADAAKTGMLSQPEVIELAANSIRKHRIDRLVVDPVMVAKGGASLLAVSAQSALRDKLLPLAAVVTPNIPEAEVLTGLSIDSMDKMKEAASRLVNEFGAKAAIVKGGHAAGEPTDVLYDGESYHLLTAERYETRHTHGTGCTFSAAICAELAKGRTLLEAAHTAKSFITLAISRELGIGAGHGPTNHWAYAREQQLSSSRAKEEGQSS
- a CDS encoding ABC transporter permease, with the translated sequence MSDLALLCTLVFVAVTMLISVRSRLGLEKDIAIGTIRSAVQLLAIGYVLHYIFGAGQLWLMVVLIGVMIAVASWNAGARAGRLVGIRWRIAAAIGCTEAIAMTLLLVLGVIEPRAQYIIPISGIIIGSSMIVAGLLLNQLGRELETSRGEIEALLALGADARQSLQLPLKRAVRASMIPTVDSMKTVGLVQLPGMMTGMIVAGADPMEAVRYQVLIMFVLAASAAMTAMLLGAWSYRLLLTPDLRLLEPDALKRSK